The genomic region CGGAGCCAAATACGACTGCATAGATTTGTCGTTAGCGTCAAACATGCCATTTATCTGGTTAGCGACCAATTGTGAGTCTATATAATCTTGTAGCTTCTTCACTCCTATTTCCTTGGCAATTCGCATTCCTGCTAGTAGCGCTTTGtattctgcctcattgtttgtTATTTTAAAATTAAATCGCAGTGCATACGTTTGCTCTTCTTGATGCGGGCCCGTGAGGATTAAACCTGCTCCGTTTCCCTCAGAGCTTGCCGCGCCGTTGGTATATAGCTCCCACAATTCAGGAGAGGGTGTGGGGAGTTGTTCAGGATCGCAAATTTTTGGCATATCAGCGGCTGTCTCGACCAGATAGTCGGCCATTACCTGGCCCTTAATGGCGTTCCTAGCGCAATACGCGATTTCGTGCTCGCCTAGCTCTATTGCCCATTATTCCAATCTCCTCGATATTTCTGGCCTATAGAGCAGTTTCCGAATAGGTTAGTCAGTGAGCACCGTAATCGGGTGCGCTTGAAAATACCTGCGTAGGCAGCGGGCGGTGACGACGAGCGCATATACCAATTTTTCTATGGGGAGGTAATTTAACTCACTTCCCGATAGTGCTTTGCTAACGAAATATATGGGCATTTGGGCGTCTCCTCGCTCAGCTATAAGGACTGAACAAACAGCCTCTTTAGAGATAGCGAGGTAAAGTATCAAGGTTTCGCCTGCGATGGGTGCCGTCAGTGTTGGGAGATTTTTGAGGAGcgccttcatttcttggaatgcttTCTCTACCTCATCAGTCCACTTGAAGTCTAATTTTTTGGCGCAATCTTTCAACATGTGAAAGAATGGAAGCGACTTTTCTGTAGCCTTAGATAAGAATCGCGTCAGCGCTGCTAGTTTCCCATTGAGGCTTTGGACTTACTTTTTTGTTCTGGGAGAGGGAATTTTTCATTGCTTCTATTTTCTTTGGATTCGCCTTGATTCCCCGTGGAGTCACTATGTACCCCAAAAAGTTTCCTTCATCTTCCCCAAAGCTACACTTTGCGGGTTTAAGCTTGATATTGATGCTTCTGAATGTGTTAAATGTTTCTTGGATGTCGACCGGCAACTGTTCCTCACTGTTGCTTTTGATAACAAGATCGTCAACGTACGCCTCTAAATTGCGCCCAATTTTTTTAGAGAATGCGGTATCTATGGTGCGCTGATATGTAGCACCTGCGTTCTTCAATCCGAAGGGCATCTTGGTATAACAGTATATCCATTGGTCCATGTGGAAAACAATCTTCTCTTCATCCTCCTCCGCCATTTATATTTGGTGGTATCCCTTGTAAGCATCCAAGAAACACTTAAACTTGAAGCCAGCGGGTGAttcaaccttccagtctatctctggTAATGGGTAGTTATCTTGGGACACGCTTTGTTAATATCCTTAAAATCGATGCAGAGTCGCCATGTCCCATCAAACTTCGCCACCAAGACAGGGTTGGCTACCCATGTCTGGTATTTTACTTTGCAAAGGATGTTAGCTTTAACTAGCTTGTCAACTTCTCTGCACAACCATTCGCTCCTGCCTGGTGCCATTGGCCGCTTCTTCTGCTTGATAGGAGTCAGATTGGTGATATCATTGAGGTGATGCTGCACTATTTCTCGCGGCACTCTAATCATATCTGCGTTACACCACCAGAATACATCCGAATTAGAGATGAGGATATTTCTCAGTATGAGGGGTTAACTATGAACAACCATTCTTTTGCGCCCCTCAACATCCTTCTTGTCGGTAAcagactgtaacgacccggaaatttccgaccaaatttaaactctaatctctatatggttccgacacgataagcaaaaaccctaaagttgacccgcactttttcgatcgttctatacttataagattaatatttacataaattaaaccttaccaacatgataagtaatccaaattgttgagacttatgttttcgaaaagagttttacacaacgtttgaccgtctagtttgaccgatgatatcacgaactgtacaatatatgataattatacgtttgtgtatatatatgtatatatacatatttaacatgatctaagaatgttttaatatctcattttgtattaataacaataagttataagtatattttgaaactactaacttaagttttcaaaacgataaccatacgtaacgttatttgacttaaatacttatgacctataatgtttatacatatatcgtataagtaatgtatttaatcacttttaaagacttaaatacataaatcaatataagtatatttacaaaagatagctatatttgaatcctcgttccgttttctcaaagatttctatacgtatacctagggtatatgtacccgtatcatacgcagcttctagatgtatttactattggtatataccaataaaaatctgctccttagcagccttaaatgattaagaaacatgtggaaccaaccatttgtcaagtagcatgaattatttagcaagaaaacaaagttaggtatctttttttcctttataacctaaaaacatttttatgcatgcacaccatttcttcaccccattttctcatacttacacttccatttctctctcaaaatactcttaacttcatacttgatcatctctaagcattttccccatcatttagcttcaaaaacaacacttaaacctcataagaaaaccttacaaaaacacttcaagaaatccttccaagaacacaaacttacttccaatctttcatccaattccatcacccttttggttctagctttttactcctcttttacagcaaccttgtccaaggaaattgaggtagtaactatgttcataactttattcgattcatatatatatagctatcatattttgtggtatacaattttaacaacaagaacatagtttgaaagttttcaaacttgtttgcaaactaaatagatccttctaacttaacttttaaaatacttcaagacctataatataacttaagtatatgctaatttaacaaggtataacttggtttttcaaagaacaccttaaaaactgtttttacgacgtcggagtgcaaccgggggctgttttgggttggataattaaaaaccatcttaaactttgaattggaagtttattctctggaaaaatgatttttactataaatatgttaacacataaaaatttcatgatttaattcaaagtataagtatttttagaaaaatggtcattaaatgatattttttgtaacaaaaatgtttaacttcataagttttactaaagtttcacctatgccgtgtgattttgaatacaaactaaggtatttacagttcatagtcttaaagagggactcgatccaaggagatggcaagttgaatcaacgaaaacggagttgtaacgaagaaactatgaccgaaacaaaatcggatatccaagactagtttagccacgaaaataattgggaaaaattaaataaatcacatctttttaagataacatgatattttatatatatgtacttataattcaattttatatggttcaggattacccgtaaacaacacgagaagattaatcataagatcccatgattgtacgcaacacgtcatttgacaacaccggtactttatgtacgcaacacgtcatttgacaacaccggtaccgtgggtcaagattaatctcgaccaatacatatacgatgggggttttattatttcgttgggggtttattaaacatctaaaaatgaaccattaaaattgaattactaacatcgaactgctaactacggactaaggaattattaaaagtattaaaagtataacaagtatatatatgtgacgtttgtttaaaaagaaaaggtattgatatattatatatagataggttcgtgatatcaaccggagaccaagtcaaaatatatatatcttcaagacgaaagtgagtatatagtcccttttaaactctaaatatttttgggctgagaatacatgcgctgtttttataaatgatttacgttatggacacaagtaactgaaaaatatattctacgttgatttgtaccactggcatacttccctgtagcttggtaactaatatttacagcggtattgtaaacgcgaatcctgttgatagatctatcgggcctgacaaccccaaccggactggacgaccagtattcaacggttgcacagtacttcgttttgtgactacacttggtacggtgtagtaagatttcatattaaagggaatatgcgacgtgattgaatgttaagtatggttaccaagtgctcaaccacttagaatatttttatgaaaatgtttatatatgaaatcttgtggtctatatatatatatatatatcgctgccggcattaaacctatatctcaccaactttatgttgacattttaaagcatgttattctcaggtatgaattaagtcttccgctgtgcattagctcgtactaaggatactacttgaggctattaaggacttatatcataaggcgttgcattcgagtcattgaagttcatagagactattattaagtaaatggcagtttatgtcatttgaatattatgaaatgtcaggcgattatgtcaattctggatgtaactatagattgccttttaagaataaatgcaacgtttgtaagatgtatcatatagagggcaagtacctcgcaatgttatcaactattgtaattcgtttgtaatcaatatggacaacgtccggatgattagttttggatcctttcagttggtatcagagcgttggtcttagcgaaccaggctttgcattagtgtgtctaactagtagttgttaggatacattaagtgagtctggactttgaccgtgtctgcctgtcaaaagttttgcttatcaatcctagtcggaaatcatctgcttatcatccttagggaactgcctgcttatcattcttaagtctagacacgtcttactgcatttagtgcatcgatagtgtatagacaaaattcatatcttagcgtatctgttactatagacattgcctgacgtatttcaaagattctccgtaattcatgggattttgatattatatatacatatgtaaattatgtattgaagagtaccaaacccaactcctataatctattccaaaccaaaaattcatttctccgactatacaagatggattcttcatccagttcgaattcctccgacttcgatagctacgccgatatggatttccattcgagctccgagaacagcgtcaccggaatggatcaaccaatttcccatcatctattttggatgaattggggatgggttcgtaatatactaaatctctggagacaagaagaaggtgatccattccatccaccaaattgtcctcttaacgatgaacctgaagcacttaccggcgaacctattcgaaacaccattttctcgctcatttctagagtatctcgtcatgattacatactatcccatatttcgaatcttgttcattcgctcgttccaactgtcaatcatcccggtataatagaagaagtcaacgagcttcgcgctcgggtagtggctttagaaaatacggtgcgaaggttacaaacaccagcaccagcaccagcagcataatctgtatcactatcaacaacgccgacagtacttttgtcacccccaaaatctcatcatcacaaactgtatctcggatatcaacatcacatacctcaaaaacctcatcggaacttcgagtatgatcttcgttctatatatcgttctacatcgattatattcgctttacgtatcgttttacctcatttatcttcgttcgacctggcgattatgtaatctctaatgctttagaagttatgtaatctagtattaacgataaatcaaatgagtttaatacttcattgactcattgaatctatgattacatctgaagaaaatatatatgcaagtatatttttataaagattgtaattaaaaattctttcgtacaaactgttaatgatgaaaatattttaacgggtgggtagtacccgaggaatatttagaattcacattaataagttacgttgtacattctctaaatctgattcaacggtcatttactatcctacttacaactaccgatatacgtatccgttcaccacagaataaccatttctattcaaatttcatatttggattttgatctatcagaatccaacaagtggcataatgaagaaaacattggacaaaaataaaaagtgttagaaacaaacgaattaattaattgaaattgtgataggatttcacgctaactgttccggctaactgttcccagttaactgattaacatttaatttatcgcaatttacattctcgcaattttatttatcatcatttaatttctgttatttacttttacgcactttaaataacgggacacgtatgcaaggtttcgacttatcatatcgacccatctatatatatatttcggaacaaccgtagacactctatatgtgaaggcgggagttggctatacagggtcggagttgatttcaaaatatatatatactttgagttgtgatcgacaccgagaccggtatacgggtcacgatacgtattatttaattcgaatattatatattaaattatatatgaatcattgaaccatcggactattggactgctaactttggacaattaaaatgaattaaattaaaatattgattataacatatgaaactaaataattcttcaagtttgccacttgatttcatcctaaacctcatttgtacttcgacaattataatcctcattcaaatcttttcatgattcttgaaaacacctcgatcgagaagttgaaccagccgcacctcgtttacggaagaaagatttatgcatacagtaatgcacctgaaaaattttcgaaaccgaagttatagttaaaacgtatccgcgtcgaattccttatcattcattatcaaaaacaatcatacgattccttttcaagaagctaattttgtcacagctccacttcaacttctcagtgagactactcctattataatctcgatatttatactttgtcctttcgccattgttaccggagaacctttttcacaacatcatcagcagacgtaccagcaactcgttatctctttggcgagatccgcaatcagtattttgaaaatctcgtagaaattctcccagttataccgagaacgactatccctaagaattacatatttcgaatgtgaagttctgaaaaaaaatcctggactatgaagtagttcttgaaatgctgaagaagcagcaaaaactgtaaacgactttaacagtcaaaagtttaatgatgaagtacattgtgttggtaaagcttagaaaaagaggagagttggaactggaaaacggattgagcaaagtatgaaggaggatgtagataaatcacaagaactgaatctgctttcaaaggattcaaacgattcagtgcctgctgaaaccattagtaaaaaccctaccccttatcctaaacctttcccgatgatattcttcatcatcatcttatcctagatattataagatatcttcatatcttccgttatacatattctccatatttctggaaatattttcacaactattcttatctgagaatatttatctctccgtaatatctgcgttacaacataaaagaaactgtgttagtttctaagttctaaaaccttcaagtttaaaataggaatgttctgaagcagtgttgggaactgatgcatgaattagtataatataatgaaacttgatcaacttcattatattacagtaagtcatgttaagtttctaatgaaatgtgatgattcacagtaccatcatcatgtgccatgttacacggctcttacattctatccaattctcaaacataataggaacatgtcatcctgacagttctatcttttccggggtattctggtaatttgacaaatcaaaatttgtcctattaccatttctttcttagagcattagctatactcatttcgaatctcatatctacaaattccggaccattactcgcttgactcgaagtcaggaagagaaaatgaaagtatgaagctttgaaaaataatgaagaatacaaaggccgaaaatcacccaggatttacaaaccgtgtatatcaatacgtattgcaacgtaaagacacgggagaattaaaaatattataattccaaggaaaggatagaagtaaatagattcttcgggcgataaatgaaagagaagaatgaaagatatgaaagttagaagtataacaagaattagaacgggatggagcatttaaaagaatactttaaggtatgagttgaaggagaaaggatagaagatgtga from Rutidosis leptorrhynchoides isolate AG116_Rl617_1_P2 chromosome 9, CSIRO_AGI_Rlap_v1, whole genome shotgun sequence harbors:
- the LOC139869306 gene encoding uncharacterized protein, with amino-acid sequence MADYLVETAADMPKICDPEQLPTPSPELWELYTNGAASSEGNGAGLILTGPHQEEQTYALRFNFKITNNEAEYKALLAGMRIAKEIGVKKLQDYIDSQLVANQINGMFDANDKSMQSYLAPVHSSADAFTDFKISQIQRSQNKQVNVLSKMVALTFNHLKKKVLVEHIFKKSTEPEITVASVEEEEKTWMTDIIEYLRTGSLPENEKEAMKIRVKAPNYKLRGDVLYRKSYLGATL